The Rhododendron vialii isolate Sample 1 chromosome 8a, ASM3025357v1 genome has a window encoding:
- the LOC131336291 gene encoding pentatricopeptide repeat-containing protein At3g47530, which translates to MRAISLIIPFNPSPFSNINSFLHISPLFASSSPSLFHTENPLTSLLKSCSKNTHLVQIHAHLLRTSLLRDPSLSLQFLFRVSLQNLSYSRVFFSQIPKPNISHYNAMIRAYSLNETFSEEGFNLYREMRRKGITPDPLSFSFVTKCCVKGSSVLEGLQVHARVLRDGHRSDSRLLTTVMDFYSSVKRFDDACKVFDEMSHRDTVAWNVLISCYIRNGRTGDALVVFDMMESGHSGCQPDDVTCLLVLQACTNLGALEFGERVRRYIQEHGYGHLRNLCNALIAMYSRCGCVGKAYQLFKGMPNRDVVSWTAMISGLASHGHGREAIDAFREMLRMGVVPDEQTFTGVLSACSHSGLVDEGWTFFDHMSKEFGIMPNIHHYGCMVDLLGRVGLLDQAYQLILSMSFSPDPTMWRTLLGACRIHGHVALGERVVEHLIELKAQEAGDYVLLLNIYSSVGNWEKVIEVRKWMKEKGIQTTPGCSTMEVKGEVHEFVVDDLSHPRKKAIYEMLDEIGKQLKIAGYVAEVTSELHNSGAEEKANRLSYHSEKLAMAFGILATPPGTTIRVAKNLRTCVDCHNFAKMLSGVYNREIIIRDRNRFHCFREGQCSCNDYW; encoded by the coding sequence ATGAGAGCAATTTCCCTCATTATTCCCTTCAACCCCTCACCTTTCTCCAACATCAATTCTTTCCTCCACATCTCTCCGCTCTTCGCCTCATCTTCTCCCTCCCTCTTCCACACTGAAAACCCATTGACTTCACTTCTAAAATCATGCTCGAAAAACACCCATTTGGTCCAAATCCACGCCCACCTCCTCCGTACATCTCTCCTCCGAgacccctccctctctctccaattccTCTTCCGTGTCTCTCTCCAAAACCTTTCCTACTCCCGcgtatttttctcccaaattcccAAACCCAATATCTCTCATTACAATGCCATGATCAGAGCTTATTCACTTAACGAAACTTTCTCAGAGGAAGGCTTCAATCTGTACCGCGAAATGCGGCGTAAAGGTATAACCCCTGACCCATTATCTTTTTCCTTCGTTACAAAGTGTTGTGTTAAAGGATCCTCGGTTTTGGAGGGTTTGCAAGTTCAcgctagggttttgagagatGGGCACCGATCGGATAGCCGTTTGTTGACTACGGTTATGGACTTTTATTCGAGTGTCAAGAGGTTTGATGATGCTTGTaaggtgtttgatgaaatgtctCACAGAGATACTGTTGCGTGGAACGTTTTGATTTCTTGTTACATTCGTAATGGTCGAACCGGCGATGCTCTGGTTGTGTTTGATATGATGGAGAGCGGGCATTCGGGCTGTCAACCCGATGATGTTACTTGCTTGCTTGTACTTCAAGCTTGTACCAACTTGGGTGCATTGGAATTTGGCGAGCGCGTTCGTCGTTATATTCAAGAACATGGGTATGGACATCTTAGAAACTTGTGCAATGCACTTATAGCCATGTATTCGCGGTGTGGATGTGTGGGTAAGGCGTATCAGCTGTTTAAAGGCATGCCTAATAGAGACGTGGTTTCTTGGACCGCAATGATATCGGGTTTAGCGAGTCATGGACATGGGAGAGAAGCTATTGATGCTTTTAGGGAGATGCTGAGGATGGGTGTTGTCCCCGATGAGCAGACTTTTACTGGGGTTCTTTCAGCTTGCAGCCATTCTGGGCTAGTCGATGAAGGATGGACGTTTTTCGATCATATGAGTAAAGAGTTTGGTATAATGCCTAATATTCACCATTATGGATGCATGGTTGACCTCTTGGGTCGTGTTGGTTTGCTTGATCAGGCATATCAGCTTATACTTTCGATGAGTTTTAGTCCAGATCCTACAATGTGGAGGACTTTGCTAGGAGCTTGTAGGATTCATGGTCATGTTGCACTTGGAGAACGTGTTGTTGAGCATTTGATTGAGCTCAAAGCTCAAGAAGCAGGGGATTATGTTCTATTGTTGAATATTTACTCTTCGGTTGGCAATTGGGAGAAGGTTATAGAGGTAAGGAAATGGATGAAGGAGAAAGGAATCCAAACCACACCGGGCTGTAGTACAATGGAAGTGAAAGGAGAAGTACATGAGTTTGTGGTCGATGATTTGTCACATCCAAGAAAGAAAGCGATTTACGAGATGCTGGATGAGATTGGAAAGCAACTGAAAATTGCTGGTTATGTTGCTGAGGTAACTTCAGAGTTGCATAATTCCGGTGCAGAAGAAAAGGCAAATAGACTCTCTTATCACAGTGAGAAGTTGGCCATGGCTTTTGGCATTCTTGCGACTCCTCCTGGTACAACTATAAGAGTGGCTAAGAATCTCAGAACCTGTGTTGATTGCCACAATTTTGCAAAAATGCTTTCTGGGGTTTATAACCGAGAGATCATCATTAGGGATCGCAACCGGTTTCATTGTTTCCGAGAAGGTCAATGCTCTTGCAATGACTATTGGTAG
- the LOC131298695 gene encoding protein RKD2-like, whose product MACVFEVIGRNECGFVIAYNRSWFSSFEWHYDVPTQETAFDALPLMGNFPIDPLYSSLDNVPSPTAIQAVAEDVLLYGYGNGFGVWNDHHEMSSSAAGLEAENQQPLLLCDHDHNDDIVVKDDKKKNVSSNSNSNNNKSSSSNVGGSKALSRKTISEYFYMPITQAAKELNVGLTLLKKRCRELGIRRWPHRKLMSLQTLINNVQEMGKKDGEEGEGSLRVAIEILEKEKKLMEEAPDAQLEDKTKRLRQACFKANYKKRKLMAGSNTNVMASSTTYNYSSSTASSNNPLSMDAAAAVAADFGTRHGEEEEEEEMKTLYIDYYSSSDVIF is encoded by the exons ATGGCTTGTGTTTTTGAAGTTATTGGAAGGAATGAATGTGGCTTTGTCATTGCTTACAACAG aAGTTGGTTTTCTTCATTCGAGTGGCATTATGATGTTCCAACACAAGAGACTGCGTTTGACGCTTTGCCTTTGATGGGGAACTTCCCAATTGACCCTCTCTATTCCTCATTGGATAATGTGCCAAGTCCTACTGCAATTCAAG CGGTTGCAGAAGACGTTTTGTTGTATGGTTATGGAAATGGGTTTGGGGTGTGGAATGATCATCATGAAATGAGTAGTAGTGCAGCTGGGCTGGAGGCTGAGAACCAACAACCGTTACTGTTGTGTGATCATGATCATAACGATGATATTGTTGTGAAAGATGATAAGAAGAAGAATGTTAGTAGTAATAgtaatagtaataataataaaagtagTAGTAGCAACGTGGGGGGTTCAAAGGCATTGTCAAGAAAGACAATATCGGAGTATTTCTACATGCCAATAACACAAGCAGCTAAGGAACTCAACGTTGGGCTTACCCTCTTGAAGAAACGTTGTAGGGAATTGGGTATTCGGAGGTGGCCTCATAGGAAGCTCATGagcctccaaaccctaatcaaCAATGTCCAG GAAATGGGTAAGAAGGACggagaagagggagagggaagttTAAGGGTGGCAATAGAGATactagagaaagagaagaagttgATGGAGGAGGCACCCGATGCACAACTTGAGGACAAGACAAAGAGGCTGAGGCAAGCTTGTTTCAAGGCTAACTACAAGAAAAGGAAGCTCATGGCCGGATCGAATACGAATGTAATGGCGTCCAGTACTACTTATAATTATTCTTCTAGCACTGCTAGCAGCAATAATCCCCTAAGTATGGATGCAGCTGCTGCTGTTGCAGCTGATTTTGGAACTAGGCATggtgaggaggaggaagaagaagagatgaaGACCCTTTACATTGACTATTATTCTTCTTCTGATGTAATTTTCTGA
- the LOC131336290 gene encoding GDSL esterase/lipase At1g74460 encodes MKLMAGLFAIIVTVLGVSIEGYDCKVVQFIFGDSLSDVGNNEHLSRSLAKASLPWYGIDFGNGLPNGRYTNGRTVADIIGDKMGLPRPPAFLDPSLTQDMILENGVNYASGGGGILNETGGLFIQRLCMYKQIELFQGTRDLIVAKVGQTEADKFFQEAKYVVALGSNDFINNYLMPVYSDSWTYNDQTYMTYLMETLQDQLTILHGLGARDLMVFGLGPMGCIPLQRVLSTSGACQQKTNNLALSFNKATSKLVSELSTKLPNASYKFGDAYDVVNDVITNPQKYGFSNSDSPCCSFGRIRPALTCVPASTLCKDRSKYVFWDEYHPSDSANELIANEMIKNLGWTTVANNGTNGPSPAPAAIAPSPQG; translated from the exons ATGAAGCTAATGGCGGGGTTATTCGCGATAATTGTGACCGTTTTGGGGGTTTCGATCGAAGGGTACGACTGCAAAGTGGTGCAGTTTATCTTCGGGGACTCGCTCTCGGATGTTGGCAACAACGAACACCTCTCCAGGAGTTTAGCCAAGGCGAGTTTGCCGTGGTATGGTATCGATTTCGGGAATGGATTGCCTAACGGAAGGTATACCAATGGTCGCACCGTTGCTGATATCATAG GGGATAAAATGGGACTACCACGGCCACCAGCATTTCTAGATCCGTCACTGACTCAAGATATGATATTGGAAAATGGAGTGAATTATGCATCTGGAGGTGGAGGGATATTGAATGAAACTGGTGGTCTCTTT ATCCAAAGGCTTTGCATGTACAAGCAGATAGAGTTGTTTCAAGGAACACGGGATCTGATAGTAGCAAAAGTAGGGCAAACAGAAGCTGACAAGTTTTTCCAAGAAGCCAAATATGTGGTGGCTTTAGGAAGCAATGACTTCATCAACAACTACTTGATGCCTGTTTACAGCGATTCTTGGACTTACAATGATCAGACCTACATGACCTACCTAATGGAAACTCTCCAAGACCAGCTTACG ATATTGCACGGGTTAGGGGCGCGGGATCTAATGGTGTTTGGACTGGGACCAATGGGTTGTATTCCACTCCAAAGGGTGCTAAGTACATCAGGGGCGTGCCAGCAAAAAACAAACAACTTGGCTCTGAGCTTCAACAAAGCCACAAGCAAGCTTGTGAGTGAATTGTCAACCAAGCTTCCCAATGCTAGCTACAAATTTGGAGATGCTTACGATGTTGTCAATGATGTCATCACCAATCCTCAAAAATATG GATTCAGCAATTCAGACTCGCCATGTTGCTCATTCGGGAGAATCAGACCGGCTCTAACATGTGTCCCTGCATCAACTTTGTGCAAAGACAGAAGCAAGTATGTGTTCTGGGATGAGTACCACCCGTCCGACAGTGCTAACGAGTTAATAGCTAATGAAATGATTAAGAATCTTGGATGGACCACCGTTGCCAATAATGGTACGAATGGCCCTTCCCCTGCTCCAGCAGCCATTGCTCCATCCCCACAGGGCTAA
- the LOC131336289 gene encoding uncharacterized protein LOC131336289, producing MKKLITFLHLFIVLLCLSSHLLSLNAGPVTRTRSLMLGSKLEYGISENTHLVKTEGKMEEERIEIRRVDVELNDYPGSGPNNRHTPSPKLGRGCVDC from the exons ATGAAGAAACTGATCACTTTTCTTCATCTGTTCATTGTTCTGTTGTGTCTTTCTTCTCACCTCCTCTCCTTGAATGCTGGCCCAGTAACAA GAACCAGAAGTCTAATGCTTGGATCTAAATTGGAGTATGGGATTTCAGAGAATACCCACTTG GTAAAAACAGAGGGAAAAATGGAGGAAGAGAGGATTGAAATCAGGAGGGTGGATGTTGAGCTGAATGATTATCCCGGTTCAGGGCCGAATAACCGGCACACTCCTTCCCCCAAACTAGGGAGAGGTTGTGTTGATTGTTGA
- the LOC131336292 gene encoding protein EMBRYO DEFECTIVE 514 produces the protein MAEEAAPTETPETLTTTDLQTPPTQDMDLEPPTTAAVAEQTPASGGEENPKRERDDGGEEETGGGKKPKVDDDKSAEEERMEEMGEEKEKEKQEEEEEGRVVGLGPKSFGSGVDMFGYFFKLLHYWPPNLNVNKYEHTVLLELLKKGHLEPEKKIGEGIFAFQVRYHPQWKSRCFFLVRNDETVDDFSFRKCVDHILPLPENMQIKSDVNKALGGGGRGHGGRGGGGRGGGHGRGRGGRGRGGRSRN, from the exons ATGGCAGAAGAAGCCGCGCCAACCGAAACCCCCGAAACCCTCACAACGACAGACCTCCAAACCCCTCCCACCCAAGACATGGACCTCGAACCTCCAACCACCGCCGCCGTAGCCGAGCAAACCCCCGCCAGCGGCGGCGAGGAGAACCCGAAGCGCGAGAGAGATGACGGCGGCGAGGAGGAGACCGGCGGCGGAAAGAAACCGAAGGTCGATGATGATAAGTCGGCGGAAGAAGAGCGGATGGAGGAAATgggagaggagaaggagaaggagaagcaggaggaggaggaggagggtagGGTTGTTGGGCTTGGGCCGAAGAGTTTCGGGTCGGGTGTGGACATGTTTGGTTACTTTTTCAAGCTGCTTCATTACTGGCCCCCCAATCTCAATGTCAACAAG TATGAGCACACAGTGTTGCTAGAATTGCTCAAAAAGGGTCATCTGGAGCCGGAGAAAAAGATTGGCGAAGGGATCTTTGCTTTCCAAGTCCGTTACCATCCACAGTGGAAAAGCCGCTGCTTCTTCCTCGTAAGGAATGATGAAACTGTTGATGATTTCAGCTTCAGGAAGTGCGTGGATCACATTCTTCCCTTGCcagaaaacatgcaaattaaaTCTGATGTCAACAAGGCATTGGGAGGTGGCGGTAGAGGCCACGGAGGAAGGGGTGGTGGAGGAAGAGGAGGTGGGCATGGCCGTGGCCGAGGAGGCCGTGGAAGGGGGGGCAGGTCAAGAAACTGA